The window caaaataagaGCTCTAGTTGGGCTTATTTTCAGTAAATTCATGTCGtgtcaaagaaattatttttgagtgCTAATAAATAAAGTATTACATAATTATCTGGGCTTCTACTACACTCAGATTAACTTGCCAGGTCACAGAGTTTTATGTAGcacagtaaattttaaaaaaaattaaagatttagCAGGGTGTGGATTTCTAGCACCCTGTTCCTATTCTAAGGGTGCATCCAAAAGTACTTTCTGACCAATGTTTTTTTATGACTTTGTTTTCTCTCCAGGCTTTTGGTGATGCTGCCATTAATAAAGAGATTTCTGAGCTCAGAGTCCACTGTGTGACCCTTGGGTGCAGCTGGTCTGGTATCATGAAAGATTTTGAAGTATGTTCAAAGAGAGTTTATTCAGATGAACatggggtggggacagaggggcaaTGAAACCAGGATATCAGCAGACACAAATTAATGCAATTAATTAGAACCAGTGTCAGTATTGTGATTTATACCGATGTTTTTGTCTAAAAATGTGCTGTTAATCTAtggagggctggcagggggctgggactgggtcatctttaaggtctcttccaacccaaatcattctgtgcttctgtgatcAGCTTTAGTAGGGCTTTGGCCAAATCCAGAACATTCTGAATGAAATTCCCATTGCACAAACTTACATCAGGTTGATATTTTATCCAGTGGTTTCCTTATTATTCAAATGCAAGGCTGCTGCAAGCAGGTGctgacagggcagagcagctcagtctCCAGGACACTGTTCAGGCAATGTCCTTGGCATGTTTTATTGGAGAAATAATTCCCTCCTCTGTCAATGTATTGATTGTATTCATCATTCTTTTCAGACTGATCTGAAATGCCTcagttaaaatgtttaaaaggaaaagatttgTGGATCTGCCATGCCAATCTGAGTAATGAATGCAAGGGAGAAAGCTGGGACCAGGATCATGTTGGTTTTCAGCAAAGCCCTAAGGGGCTTTTTAAGGGAGACCTCATGTTTGAATTTAGCAAatgctgtttggttttggttttggttttgagattttctcaaaattaataattaaccAAGAAAAGCCCCAGTAAAGCTGGTGAATTTTTCACCAGTAATCTCAGTAACTTTGTGCAGTGGGACTTTACCCAAGCTTAGAAGAAATGCAGgtcagagccctgggctgccagaACAGTGACTGTTTCTAGATAAATGTGAATATCTATTTATAGAATGAGCACTTCACGTGTTGCTTTACAACTTTTTACTTCCAGGAGCATCAGAGTTTATGTGAATATGCTTTGATCCCTTGTCACACTGGCTGTGGGCACGTGGTGATGAGGAGGAAGCTGGCAGATCACTTGGAAAATGGATGTGTCAATAATGTGACAGTGTgtcagcagtgccagagcagcctggccagctctgagtgccaggtaagaacatttctctctcaaataaaagctttttattgATGCTTTCCATGATCTGTGGTGCCATTTTCCCATCCTGATTTCGTTGCACTCAGGGAATATTTAATTTTCGGAGTTTGGTCATTTTTCCACACAAGTGTTGGGGGGAAATGGATGTGGTAATGTGCTGGTGATGTGACAAAGTGCCCTGGTGCTCCCCTGGCTTTGGGCAGCCCAGGTTTCAGCTCCTGCCTCAAATGAGTCCTGGTGTGAGGCAAGAGAAAAccaggagagcacagacagCAGAAGGGAGGGGATCTTGAAAGTGGCTGAAGTTTGTTCAGACTAGAACTATCCACAAATGTGTAGGGCAGGATTCTGTCAGATATTATTTCTATTGGATCTGACCAGGTACAAACCTCCAAATTATCAGCAGTGTCCACAGACCAGGAAAATCTCACTCTGAATCTGCCACAAATACCTCAGTGCCCATTCAAACATATTTgcttgatatttttttaatgttatttgcTCAAAACAATGAATATTGTTCCCTCCAAATGATTTCAAGAGGATAATTGCCAAACTTGCAGTTGGGCACGGTGATTAAAGAGCCACGTGAGAGGAGGGCTGTGAATATTTCAGAGGTGTAAATAGTTCTGTGTGTCCAAAGTGTCACAAATTGGTGGAAGCTCCTGTGAGTGTGATGCAttttctgcagcagggagctcctgTGAGTGTGGTGCAttttctgcagcagggagctcctgTGAGTGTGGTGCAttttctgcagcagggagctcctgTGAGGGTGATGCAttttctgcagcagggagctcctgTGAGGGTGAtgcatttttctgcagcagggagctcctgTGAGTGTGATGCAttttctgcagcagggagctcctgTGAGGGTGATGCATTTTCTGCAGCACATCACAAGGGAGAATTTAGATTCCAGCCTCCAGAGTGCTCCTAGCAGGATGCAAGAAGGGTCTGCACGTTGAGCAAAGTGTGTGGAGCCAATGCAGGAAGAGTTTATATTTGAGTTATGTTTGAATTTGAATTTATATTGGAGTTTCCTGTGCTGTAACCTGTTTATGTTCATAAATGTATATAGCTGTATATATTTGAATTTCCTGTTCTGCTGGTCATTGTTGCTTCCTGTTCTGTAACCCCCTGCTTGTCACTGCATGGGTGTGAGTGcacatttttgtgtgtgtgcacataaCTTTGCACCTGGCAACACCTGCACATTGCCAATCTTGTATCCAATACCCCAGGGTGACCTTTAATTCCATCATTAAATAAGGTACtgaatttcttccttgttttgATGACAGGAGCATTCATGTGAAGGCAGTTTATGCAAGGAACAAAAACCTGTGCAAACAGAAACAGCATCAAAGGAAAAGGTGGGTGAAAAGTGAGGGAGTGCAATGCAGCTTTAATTCAATTAATAAAATTGCCACTTGTTCATTTAGATTAAATAAACACCTGAGAACATCTTCAGATCCAGCAGTtgttcctggctgctctctACATCCCAGCAAAGCTCTGCTGActgccttccctcccctgctcccacaATTATCTTCACTGAATTATCTTCTCAATTAACCTTGTAAAATGGGCAAACATTTGTTTCTTCTCATAGCTTGAGTGAGAGCCACCTGACCAGGAGTGTGCTGTACAGCACTTCCAGCATCTTTGTGAGGAGCTGGGTGATCCCTGTGCTCCTTAAATCGTGTTCTGTCATTCTGGGCTCTGGgagatggacagatggacacctcactgccaggctgtgtgcaggagcTTGCTCTCCATCACACTCTTAATCGATTTACCACCCACTTCCAAAGCTGGTTGGACACTGGAAGCTGTGGAATTACCTTGGATTAATCTGATTTATAGCTGCTGGCTTTGTGGCTTAGGTGTTTGTAGGGAAATAAGAGAATTCCCTTCCATTGGTTTGGattatttcctctgcttttttttttttttctcttttcccagcagagccactgTACATCCTCAGGCAGCAAGGATGGCTGTTGTTTTTCTGAAGTTGGCTGTGCATTCAGGGTGAGTGCAACAGGTCCCTGCAGGATGTTCCCCCCTGGTTTGGACATTCCCTTCAGGGAAGTGTCTCCCAAAACAGAATCAGCACTTCTGCTGCCAGCTGACAGAGCTGCACCTGCACCTTGCAGTGTTCCACCTCCCAAGGGGCTGAAGGGTGGCTGGGTtggccccagggcagctggggtgGCCACGGAGGGGGCAGTGACAGCTTTGTCTCTTCCAGGGAAGCAAAGAGAAGATCCAGGAGCACGAAAAAGCCGCGGTGGGGGCCCacatgctgctcctgctgcagcacatgaggcagctgcagggagccctgTGCTCCAAGGGCTTCTCCCCACGGCCAGAGCTGAGCTTGAAGAGTGCAGGGAAAAGCATCTGTGAGCTGcagatcccagcagggctggggctcagcagggatCCAGAGCTGGACTGTTTCCCTGGCCCTGAGGATGagtctgtcctgcagcagctggtgagGGAGAAGGTGATTTCTGAGCTGGAAAATAAGCTGCATGTGTTTGAGAACATTGTGGCAGTGCTCAACAAGGAGGTGGAGAGCTCCAATTTGGAAATCCTGGCCTTCAGGAGACAGAGTGAACTGGACCAGAACATAATACGGGGCCTTGAGCTGAAGGTAAAAGTGACAGCAGGGATTGTTCTGTAGACAGCAAATGCTGACACACATCAGGGGAGCTGGGGTAGGGGCCAGAACAGGAGTCTGAGCTGTGGAGGGCTCAGTTCTGGACACATATCCAGGATCCTTTTGTTGTTTGATACATTTTCAAACGTGGATCTCTCACATTTGTTCTCTAAATCCACGATTAGGTAGTGAGATCCTCATGAGAGTTTTGAGTGTTAGTTTGCTGTGAGCAGGCAGGGGAGCTGTTTAATTGCCTGATCCTCTCACAGCAACATTTTGCCTGGAGGCCCAAACAACATCTCTGGGTATGTTTTGACATACTGCTGTCACTTAGAAAGGAATCAAAGCAGAGCTCCCAGAAGATGAGGACTCCAGAAGGATGCAGCcacccctgcagcacagcctgcagcagggggaGGCTGAGGACTGGTTTTTCTCCCAGATTGCAGAGCTGCACCAGTGCCTGATGCAGAAGGATGCAGGCCTGAGCAGCCTGCACAAGAGCCTGCTGTTCTCTGAGCAAGCCTCCTACGATGGCATCTTCCTCTGGAAAATCACTGAGGTTGGCAGGAAGCTCCAGGACTCTGTGACTGGCAGGACAGTCAGTTTGTACTCCCCAGGTAAAGCACGAGATGGAGATGTGTGTTCACAAGCCCCAACCCTGCAGAATCCCCCCCATTTCTCCAGAACTCTGCTCctttctgctcctgccagcaggagcatcTTTAAACAGCTCCTTAAGCCAAGATGCTGTTTGTGCAGAGATCTGGAATCCAGGGCATGGGATGTGCTTTTCCAGGGGGCTGTGCTCATGTTTGGGCTCTCATCCTGCCtgcagtgctccatccctcccagccctcagcctgctgcctgctggcaccACGTGGCTGCAGCTCTTTCCCCTGTGGGAGTGACTGGATTAGGTAAATTACACTTGTGTGGCTAATAACAGGTCATTTTCCCCAAGGTTTGAGGCACTAGAAGGATTCCAACCTCTGGGTTTTCATTGCTTGTAATCTCCAGGGGGTGCTGATTTGTGTGTTCTCCTTTCTGTGAGAGCAAACCACGTCAcacctttccttttcctgtatGACAGTACACACCTTATGCCttatttcccccccaaaaccagcctTACTAATGAAGAGCTCTGATTTTCAGCTTTCTACACTGCAAAATATGGCTACAAGGTGTGTCTGAGGGTGTACCTGAacggggatgggacagggaaaGGAACCCACATGTCCCTGTTCTTCGTGGTCATGAAAGGCGACTACGACGCTCTGCTCCCGTGGCCCTTCAGGCACAAGGTGAGAAGGAAACCTTTCCACATCTGATCCCAGCCCAAAGTCAGCACGAGGTGACTCTCTCCCTGGAGTTCTGTGGGAGTTGAGTGCTTTTCCACATCCCTTTCCAAaggtgaggagctgccctgcagtCCTGGGGAATGGTTTGTCTCTGACTGGAGTGCCTTGCAGggaaagctgctcctgctggtaTCCCAGACGTTGCCAGGCAGGATTTTCACCAGCAGAAGGTGGTGTTTGGAATATTCCAACCTCTGTCCACCTGGGCTAAAGCCAGACACGTCTTCTCCTGGCCCTTGCTAAACACACTGATACTATATCAGTTTAGGAGGGAATTGTGATTTGGTGCCTGCAGGCATCAGAGGGCTGAGGTGAGAGTTCCCCTTACAGAGCTGCCACAGGTGCCTGATCTGATCCTGGTCTGGTTTTTCCCCTAAGTGAGATCTGATAATGGCAACAATGGTTAGGAAAGCAGTGAAACCATAGCAGGGCCTGACCTGTGCTCTGGCACTTGCCTTTGTGGGGTAATAATTCTGTAAACCTTTCCTAGAAATAATCACCTGCCAGTTAACAGccaaaaaaaatagaaataaagttCCCAGTCCTCACTGTATTAATAGATTGCTGCAGATCTTTCATATTTCAAGCTGTAGAACAGTGAGTTAATAAAAGGGGCAATGAGGTGGGCAGATTCTATACTGATATTTAGGTTGTGTCTTTTACATATCTGTGCAGGGGCAGCTGAGCTGTTTCTTCTGATTCCAAAGCACAATAACAGAATAAATGCAATGACTGTAACCAAACCCAGGGGCTGTTCAGGTTGTCAGGAGAAAGAGACTTTGGACTGTGCAGTTCTCTACCAAGGAATAATTCCTTACttgatttaattaatttcattttatgggTAGCACAGTTTTAAAAACTTCATCTGGGAGTTCACATGAACCGACCTTGCAGGTTGGAAACGTTTGTTACAGTTTGTATTTAATTACCAATGGAGCACCCAGCTGCTTTTGCAGCAATTCTGTCCctgcttggtttgttttccacCCCAGTAACTCCTCTCTGCCACGTTCTGTTTTTCAGGTGACGTTTATGTTGCTTGACCAGAATAACAGGGAGCACATAATCGATGCCTTTCGCCCAGACCTGACTTCTGCTTCCTTCCAGAGGCCAGTGAATGAGATGAATGTGGCCAGTGGCTGCCCCCTGTTCCTGCCCTTGGCCAAGCTGCAGTCCCCCAAACACGCCTACGTGAGGGAGGACACCCTTTTCCTGAAGTGCATCATAGAGACAAATTAGCAGGTCCTGAGGTGTGGCTGGCTGGGGAGGTCACCTCTGAATGTCAAGAGATTGTGAGGAAAAACCCCTCGGTGTGAGACCTGGTGTTAGTTTGTGTGTACACAAAACCCCCGAGCCTGAGCCTGCAGCCCCTGAACCCAGTGCCATGCCCTGGAGatggcccagagcagcagctgctggcaggggatTGCTCCCCAAAGCAGCCAGTGCTCACGGGGGAGGTGTCACTTGTGGGGGAGTGTCACCCATGGTCTAGATGTCACTCATGTCACCCATGGTCTAGGTGTCACTCATGGTCTAGGTGTCACTCATGGCTTAGGTGTCACTCATGGTCTAGGTGTCACTCATGGCTTAGGTGTCACTCATGGTCTAGGTGTCACTCATGGGGGAGGTGTCACTCATGGGTGAGGTGTCACTCCTGGGTTAGGTGTCACTGATGGTCTAGGTGTCACTCATGTCACCCATGGTCTAGGTGTCACTCATGGTCTAGGTGTCACTCAAGAGTTAGGTGTCACTCATGGTCTAGGTGTCACTCAAGAGTTAGGTGTCACTCATGGCTTAGGTGTCACTCATGGTCCAGGTGTCACTCATGGTCTAGGTGTCACTCATGGTCTAGGTGTCACTCATGGGGGAGGTGTCACCCATGGTCTAGGTGTCACTCATGTCACTCCTGGGTTAGGTGTCACTCATGGGGTGAGGTGTCACTCATGGTCTAGGTGTCACTCATGGTCTAGGTGTCACTCCTGGGTTAGGTGTCACTCATGGTCTAGGTGTCACTCATGGCTTAGGTGTCACTCATGGCTTAGGTGTCACTCATGGTCTAGGTGTCACTCCTGGGTTAGGTGTCACTCAGGAGTTAGGTGTCACTCATGGCCTAGGTGTCACTCAACGGTTAGGTGTCACTCATGGCTTAGgtgtggcactgtcacccctgtCCCAcgctgctgcagcaggggctgttcctCCCCCCAGCTGGCcctgtggttctgtggttctgggcaggggctggggctgaatTCCCTGAATTCCCTGAATTCCCTGAATTCCCAGGTCTGTGggtcctggcagtgcccagcgggtgcagctcctttcccagagctctgggtgagctcctgtggggctgcactgcctggcagccccgggggggattttggctgctccccagcaggacCAAGGGCAGGttcctccccccagcccaggtCAGGTGTCTCTCTGCTTCCCCAGGACCTTGGAAGCCAGAGCTGTGGCCCTGCTGTGGGCCCTCACCCTGGGGGTTCATTTCTTGCAGTTTATTCCAGATCTCTGTTTCTGTGCTCTGGAAGGAGATGTTGAGTTGCATCAGCAGGCAGGGACCAGGCTGCACTGTGCTTGGGGGAATTACCTCTGGGATTTCCAGAGGAGCTCTGGGGCTTTCCCACTGTGGAtacagagctctgggaaggccagagctctgcccaggcagggtgagGCCCTCAGTGAGCTGGTTTAGTGTCCAGTCACTTCCTGCACCTTCAAGGCAGGTGACTTATTagaaattattgatttttttttttttttgcttaatgtGCTGTGATGTTTAAGGTTTTTTGCACGCTAAAATAAGAAGTAACTGCTAGAAATAGTTTTATTCTTCTTGGGTTTCCTAATAGAGGGAAggaatgaataatttttttataagcAAGACAAACTTGGGGCTGTGTGGATGTGTACAAAATCTTTCACTTCTGTCTTGGCAACAGCCTTTAAAATAATTAGTTGTGATAAAGCATCACATTTCAAAAACACCCACCGCATAAACAAATATTTATCAAAGCTTGTTTGGGAAGGAACTGGATATTCTGTGTCTTTTCCTCTATTCCACCTTTCAAATGTTCTTTCAGGGACAGAGTACTGGAGTGATTTACCTAAACAGGTCATGCATTTCCTCTCTGCATCACTTTGACAAGTGCTGTATTTATTACAATCATTCATATTTTCttatgattttatttatttcctaaatAAATCCCACTAACTTAAGAAAGGATTGGTATTATTTTTGCTGTCAGATAGGGAACTGAGCAGCTTGGAGATGTTACAgaaagagctgagctgtgctacacttttccttccttgctgtttcctttccttctttctgggGAAAGGAATGTCCTTTTGGAAATGCCCAGAACATCTCTGTCTATTTCTCTCAAACCTGCCTAGCTGGGAGAGCACTTCCAGGCTCTTCAGCAGAGCCCACAGCCCGAGCTCAGTTAAAAACAAAGACGGATATGGATCAAATACGCGCTAAACAAACAAGCAGACACGAAACCCGATGCGCGGTGCTCCTTCccaaggcacagagcagcccgatctcagcctgctctgctctgagagtGCAGGCACCCTCGGACCCAGGGCTCTCTCCCGAGGGCATTTCCACCCCTGGAAGGGCTCCAGGAGCCCGAGCTGCCCTGCGAGGCTCGGCCGGAGCCGGAGCAATCCGCGGCTCCCCTTTCCAGGCTCGGGGCTCCGCTCCCAGCCCGGCCCTTCCCCATTTTCATCTCACACCTCCGGCTGCAGAAGCGCCTCGCTGAGGAGGTGACTGGCgctgaaaacagctggaatCGGGGCGATATCAAGAGTTCTCTGATCCAGCGAATCGTTCCTGTGTGATTGTGTCTGGATCAAACCAAACGAGgcagaaaaatcccagagacTTTGAGGGAGTTAAATCAGCAGCATTCGCTCCGTGTTTATGGCCAGGTTGGCAAAGAGACAAAATACTCCTACAGCTAAAATGGTCTGAAATAGTCAAGGACAAGGTTTGGAGggaactttcctttttttttttttttttttttaatggactaataaagctaaaaaaaaaaaaaaacaggcaaatTTTTGGTTTATAAGCCCTTGttcagcacaggggaagaa is drawn from Haemorhous mexicanus isolate bHaeMex1 chromosome 21, bHaeMex1.pri, whole genome shotgun sequence and contains these coding sequences:
- the TRAF1 gene encoding TNF receptor-associated factor 1 isoform X3, with translation MAESSPRSLQDPPSSAPDENEFPFGYPTSICEDVPGQKFLCSNCHNILKKALQTLCGHRYCSACLTWIVRNNKNAICQKCKEEDPNTLGEESLLAEERAFGDAAINKEISELRVHCVTLGCSWSGIMKDFEEHQSLCEYALIPCHTGCGHVVMRRKLADHLENGCVNNVTVCQQCQSSLASSECQEHSCEGSLCKEQKPVQTETASKEKQSHCTSSGSKDGCCFSEVGCAFRGSKEKIQEHEKAAVGAHMLLLLQHMRQLQGALCSKGFSPRPELSLKSAGKSICELQIPAGLGLSRDPELDCFPGPEDESVLQQLVREKVISELENKLHVFENIVAVLNKEVESSNLEILAFRRQSELDQNIIRGLELKIAELHQCLMQKDAGLSSLHKSLLFSEQASYDGIFLWKITEVGRKLQDSVTGRTVSLYSPGGCAHVWALILPAVLHPSQPSACCLLAPRGCSSFPCGSDWIR
- the TRAF1 gene encoding TNF receptor-associated factor 1 isoform X1, which codes for MAESSPRSLQDPPSSAPDENEFPFGYPTSICEDVPGQKFLCSNCHNILKKALQTLCGHRYCSACLTWIVRNNKNAICQKCKEEDPNTLGEESLLAEERAFGDAAINKEISELRVHCVTLGCSWSGIMKDFEEHQSLCEYALIPCHTGCGHVVMRRKLADHLENGCVNNVTVCQQCQSSLASSECQEHSCEGSLCKEQKPVQTETASKEKQSHCTSSGSKDGCCFSEVGCAFRGSKEKIQEHEKAAVGAHMLLLLQHMRQLQGALCSKGFSPRPELSLKSAGKSICELQIPAGLGLSRDPELDCFPGPEDESVLQQLVREKVISELENKLHVFENIVAVLNKEVESSNLEILAFRRQSELDQNIIRGLELKIAELHQCLMQKDAGLSSLHKSLLFSEQASYDGIFLWKITEVGRKLQDSVTGRTVSLYSPAFYTAKYGYKVCLRVYLNGDGTGKGTHMSLFFVVMKGDYDALLPWPFRHKVTFMLLDQNNREHIIDAFRPDLTSASFQRPVNEMNVASGCPLFLPLAKLQSPKHAYVREDTLFLKCIIETN
- the TRAF1 gene encoding TNF receptor-associated factor 1 isoform X2, which codes for MAESSPRSLQDPPSSAPDENEFPFGYPTSICEDVPGQKFLCSNCHNILKKALQTLCGHRYCSACLTWIVRNNKNAICQKCKEEDPNTLGEESLLAEERAFGDAAINKEISELRVHCVTLGCSWSGIMKDFEEHQSLCEYALIPCHTGCGHVVMRRKLADHLENGCVNNVTVCQQCQSSLASSECQEHSCEGSLCKEQKPVQTETASKEKSHCTSSGSKDGCCFSEVGCAFRGSKEKIQEHEKAAVGAHMLLLLQHMRQLQGALCSKGFSPRPELSLKSAGKSICELQIPAGLGLSRDPELDCFPGPEDESVLQQLVREKVISELENKLHVFENIVAVLNKEVESSNLEILAFRRQSELDQNIIRGLELKIAELHQCLMQKDAGLSSLHKSLLFSEQASYDGIFLWKITEVGRKLQDSVTGRTVSLYSPAFYTAKYGYKVCLRVYLNGDGTGKGTHMSLFFVVMKGDYDALLPWPFRHKVTFMLLDQNNREHIIDAFRPDLTSASFQRPVNEMNVASGCPLFLPLAKLQSPKHAYVREDTLFLKCIIETN